Proteins encoded by one window of Flagellimonas lutaonensis:
- a CDS encoding efflux RND transporter permease subunit — protein MDKAKKNANKEFRPSSWAIDNPSVIYVMIGLFLIIGLSSYFSMPREDFPEVEETKIYVSTVYPGNTAEDMERLITDPLEDRLKNVSNVVEITSTSQEDYSMIVVEFDEDIAVETAKQKVKDEVDAEKAGEDWPIFNGAKVEPNVFDLNLAESFPIMNVNLTGDYPVEKLKEFAEYLEDEIEELPQIKEVDIRGAQEKEVEVAVDVYKMMAAKVNFDNIIQTISNGNMTMSAGNLITSGQRRTIRILGEIEDPSELEDFVVKSENGAVYLKDIASVSFKEEDKTTYAREHGKSVVMLDIKKRSGKNAIIAADLIREIVKESQENYFPKDLTVTIANDSSSRTLNQVDDLVNNIIFGIILVVTVLMFFLGFRNALFVGFAIPMSMFMSFMILSALGFTMNTMILFGLIMGLGMLVDNGVVVVENVYRLMEQEGMSRIEATKKGIGEIAFPIIISTATTVAAFVPLGMWPGIMGEFMIFFPITLSVVLGSSLFVAIFMNSMLVSQFMEIGEKELTKKQLIRLSIILGGFGLFIFAFGGPVRGLGTLMIVVAGLFWIYKYFLKKWALRFQKTILVKFENFYERQLKFALRGKNVYWFFGLTALLLIIAFVGFGMSLASQRTKVEFFPDNTPNEIYVYIEYPQGTDIKKTNEITKSIEERVYAVADSDRYTDGGHNFLVESSVSQVGKGAENPFTEGGSAAEMPHRGKITLSMREFKYRNGLDTEELRQRIQDTLQGVYPGVVISVEKDAVGPPAGYPINIEIEGNNYDTLISTAERMRDFINSKNIAGIEELKIDVNKSKPGMQVIVDRQKAGELGVSVGQVGQQLRRSIFGDKAGVYKKDGEDYDINVRFNQDLRYNKSILFNQNIIFRDQATGQIKEIPISAVADQRNTSSFSAIKHRDTRRVVTVYSALKPGFTDAGAIVAEIQKEMEEFKGLPSGVKIDYTGQIEEQNKQMQFLMGAFFSGLGLIMLILIFQFGGVSKPAIIMTAIFLSFIGVFGGLIITGWPFVIMMTMMGIIALAGIVVNNGVVLLDYTQILIDRKKVELGIPDDQLLSREQVTEAIIRGGKARLRPVILTAITTVLGLIPLAIGLNINFVSLFSKFDPQIYIGGDNVIFWGPLAWTVIFGLIVATFLTLIIVPVLFNISYRLKLWLRSKWKKQTEEKQALKTAA, from the coding sequence ATGGATAAGGCAAAAAAGAACGCGAATAAAGAATTCAGGCCATCGTCATGGGCCATTGACAACCCATCGGTCATATATGTGATGATCGGGCTTTTCTTGATCATTGGGCTGTCATCATATTTTTCGATGCCCCGTGAAGATTTTCCAGAGGTTGAAGAGACCAAAATCTATGTTAGTACCGTATACCCCGGCAATACCGCCGAGGATATGGAACGGTTGATTACCGACCCTTTGGAAGACCGGTTGAAAAACGTGAGCAATGTGGTCGAGATCACCTCTACCTCGCAAGAAGACTATTCGATGATCGTGGTGGAGTTCGATGAGGATATTGCGGTTGAAACGGCCAAACAAAAGGTGAAAGATGAGGTAGATGCCGAAAAGGCGGGCGAAGACTGGCCCATCTTCAATGGTGCAAAGGTCGAACCCAATGTTTTCGATTTGAACCTTGCCGAATCGTTTCCGATCATGAACGTGAACCTAACGGGCGACTATCCGGTAGAAAAACTCAAAGAGTTTGCCGAGTACCTTGAAGATGAGATTGAAGAACTGCCCCAGATCAAAGAGGTCGATATTCGGGGCGCCCAAGAAAAAGAGGTAGAGGTGGCCGTTGATGTTTACAAGATGATGGCTGCCAAGGTCAACTTTGACAATATCATACAAACCATCAGCAATGGCAACATGACCATGTCGGCCGGTAATCTCATCACCAGTGGCCAACGCAGAACCATCCGTATTTTGGGCGAGATAGAAGACCCCTCAGAACTGGAAGATTTTGTTGTCAAATCCGAAAATGGGGCCGTCTACCTAAAAGACATTGCCTCTGTCTCTTTTAAAGAAGAAGACAAGACCACCTATGCACGTGAACATGGCAAGAGTGTAGTGATGCTCGATATCAAAAAACGTTCGGGCAAGAATGCCATCATCGCGGCAGATTTAATACGCGAAATCGTCAAGGAATCGCAAGAAAACTATTTTCCGAAAGACTTGACGGTAACAATTGCCAACGATTCCTCTAGCCGTACGCTGAACCAGGTCGATGATTTGGTCAACAACATTATCTTCGGTATTATCTTGGTCGTCACGGTACTGATGTTCTTTTTGGGCTTCAGAAACGCCCTTTTCGTGGGCTTTGCCATACCCATGTCAATGTTCATGTCGTTCATGATTTTATCAGCCTTGGGCTTTACCATGAACACCATGATTCTCTTCGGACTTATCATGGGGCTGGGAATGCTGGTGGATAACGGAGTGGTGGTCGTGGAAAATGTGTATCGCTTGATGGAACAAGAGGGCATGTCCCGTATTGAGGCCACGAAAAAGGGGATCGGTGAGATTGCCTTTCCTATCATCATCTCTACCGCAACAACGGTGGCCGCTTTTGTGCCCTTGGGCATGTGGCCCGGTATTATGGGTGAGTTTATGATCTTTTTCCCCATCACCCTTTCAGTGGTATTGGGTTCTTCACTGTTCGTGGCCATCTTCATGAATTCCATGTTGGTATCGCAGTTTATGGAAATAGGCGAAAAGGAACTTACCAAAAAACAACTGATCCGACTCAGCATAATCTTGGGTGGTTTTGGTCTCTTTATCTTCGCATTTGGTGGCCCTGTTCGTGGTCTGGGCACCTTGATGATCGTGGTGGCCGGACTTTTCTGGATCTATAAATATTTTTTGAAGAAATGGGCCTTGCGCTTTCAAAAGACCATTTTGGTCAAGTTCGAGAACTTTTACGAACGGCAGCTTAAATTTGCCCTTCGCGGTAAAAATGTCTATTGGTTCTTCGGGTTGACCGCCCTGCTATTGATCATTGCCTTTGTTGGCTTCGGAATGTCGTTGGCAAGCCAACGTACCAAAGTGGAATTCTTTCCCGACAACACACCCAATGAAATTTATGTCTATATAGAATACCCTCAGGGAACCGACATCAAAAAGACAAACGAAATCACCAAATCCATTGAAGAAAGGGTATATGCTGTTGCCGATAGCGACCGTTATACCGATGGTGGCCACAATTTCTTGGTAGAATCGAGTGTTTCGCAAGTGGGCAAGGGAGCTGAAAACCCCTTTACCGAGGGAGGCTCGGCCGCAGAGATGCCCCATCGCGGAAAAATCACCCTTTCTATGCGTGAGTTCAAATATAGAAATGGGCTCGATACAGAAGAACTGCGACAGCGAATACAAGATACCCTGCAAGGGGTGTACCCCGGTGTGGTCATTTCTGTGGAAAAAGATGCTGTGGGGCCTCCGGCAGGCTACCCGATAAACATTGAAATAGAAGGGAACAACTACGATACGTTAATCAGTACCGCAGAGCGGATGAGAGATTTCATCAACAGCAAGAACATCGCTGGCATTGAAGAGCTGAAAATAGACGTAAACAAAAGCAAGCCGGGTATGCAGGTCATCGTTGACCGCCAAAAGGCCGGTGAACTCGGTGTTTCAGTTGGGCAGGTTGGGCAGCAATTGCGACGTTCGATTTTTGGCGATAAAGCCGGGGTCTACAAAAAGGATGGCGAAGACTATGATATCAATGTACGGTTCAATCAAGATTTGCGCTACAACAAAAGTATATTGTTCAACCAGAACATCATTTTTAGGGACCAGGCCACAGGCCAAATAAAGGAAATCCCCATTTCTGCGGTGGCCGACCAGCGTAACACCTCGTCGTTCAGTGCCATCAAACACAGAGATACCAGAAGGGTGGTCACGGTATATTCTGCCTTGAAACCTGGTTTTACCGATGCAGGGGCCATTGTGGCCGAGATCCAAAAAGAAATGGAAGAATTTAAGGGCTTGCCATCGGGTGTCAAAATAGATTATACCGGGCAAATCGAGGAACAGAACAAGCAAATGCAGTTTTTGATGGGAGCCTTTTTCTCAGGATTGGGATTGATCATGCTTATATTGATTTTCCAGTTCGGGGGCGTTTCAAAACCAGCCATCATAATGACCGCCATCTTTTTGAGCTTTATCGGGGTTTTTGGAGGCCTGATCATCACAGGCTGGCCCTTTGTGATCATGATGACCATGATGGGGATTATCGCGTTGGCCGGAATTGTGGTGAACAATGGCGTGGTCTTGCTGGACTATACCCAAATTTTGATTGATCGCAAAAAGGTTGAACTGGGCATACCCGACGATCAACTCTTGAGCCGTGAGCAGGTAACAGAGGCCATCATTCGTGGGGGCAAGGCACGATTGAGACCTGTAATACTTACGGCCATTACCACGGTATTGGGATTGATCCCGTTGGCCATAGGGCTGAACATCAACTTTGTTTCGCTGTTCTCAAAATTTGACCCACAAATCTATATCGGTGGCGACAACGTCATCTTTTGGGGACCGTTGGCATGGACGGTCATCTTCGGATTGATCGTGGCCACCTTCCTGACCTTGATCATCGTTCCGGTACTGTTCAATATTTCATATCGATTAAAACTCTGGTTACGAAGCAAGTGGAAAAAACAGACCGAAGAAAAACAAGCACTGAAGACGGCTGCATAA
- a CDS encoding efflux RND transporter periplasmic adaptor subunit, with product MKKILSLTIVSTLFLVSCGNKSDSIDDVVASKDLESIRAKRSEVAAQQKALEEKIQLLDSAISELDDNAKLPLVSVFEAKPEKFEHYLELQGDVMTDQNVLIYPEMPGTLYRIYVQEGQRVAKGQLLASIDDGGLSSQLAQLKTQAELAKTTFERQKRLWEQNIGSEIQYLQSKTNYEAQQNAVKQLESQLAKSQIRAPFSGIIDDVIKDQGTVVNPGPGSEVFRIVNLSDMYIEVEVPERHLNNVTPGKSVHVYFPVLGDSVTTKVRQTGNYINPSNRSFSVEIPIPNKDSKIKPNLTAKVKINDYTNEQAILIPQSVVSENAAGEQYVYVIAKDSSSEEVVAKKVIIETGKTQGDYLEVLAGIDNGSLVISEGARSVRNGQKVKVIDPVAVGGK from the coding sequence ATGAAAAAAATACTCTCCCTAACAATCGTCTCCACCCTATTTCTGGTTTCATGCGGAAACAAAAGTGACTCCATAGACGATGTGGTTGCCAGCAAAGACCTTGAAAGCATTCGCGCTAAGCGCTCTGAAGTAGCGGCACAACAAAAAGCATTGGAAGAAAAGATCCAATTGCTTGATTCAGCCATTTCAGAATTGGACGACAACGCCAAGCTACCCTTGGTCAGTGTATTTGAGGCCAAACCTGAAAAGTTTGAACACTATCTTGAACTTCAAGGCGATGTAATGACCGACCAAAACGTCTTGATCTACCCCGAAATGCCAGGCACCCTGTACCGTATTTATGTACAAGAAGGGCAAAGAGTTGCCAAGGGGCAGTTATTGGCATCCATTGACGATGGGGGCCTTTCAAGCCAACTGGCACAGCTAAAGACGCAGGCCGAACTCGCCAAGACAACCTTTGAGCGCCAAAAGCGCCTGTGGGAGCAAAATATTGGGTCTGAGATTCAATATTTGCAGTCAAAGACAAATTATGAGGCGCAGCAGAACGCCGTTAAGCAATTGGAAAGCCAACTGGCAAAATCACAGATTCGCGCCCCTTTTTCGGGCATTATCGACGATGTGATCAAAGACCAGGGCACCGTGGTGAACCCGGGACCCGGTTCAGAGGTATTCCGTATTGTAAACCTTTCCGATATGTACATTGAAGTTGAAGTGCCCGAAAGACACTTGAACAATGTTACCCCCGGCAAATCGGTGCACGTATACTTTCCGGTGTTGGGCGACAGTGTAACCACCAAGGTCCGGCAAACGGGCAATTATATCAATCCCAGCAACAGATCTTTTTCCGTTGAAATACCGATACCCAACAAAGACAGTAAAATAAAGCCCAACTTGACTGCCAAGGTAAAAATCAACGATTACACCAACGAACAGGCCATATTGATCCCTCAGAGTGTCGTTTCAGAAAACGCAGCGGGTGAGCAGTATGTCTATGTCATAGCAAAAGATAGTTCATCTGAGGAAGTCGTTGCCAAAAAAGTAATCATCGAAACTGGGAAGACCCAAGGAGATTACCTAGAAGTGTTGGCAGGTATTGACAATGGAAGCTTGGTCATTTCAGAAGGTGCCAGAAGTGTGCGCAATGGTCAAAAAGTAAAAGTTATAGATCCTGTGGCAGTCGGTGGTAAGTAG
- a CDS encoding TolC family protein: protein MRTIILVIVLSSTWWSSVHAQEEQYRFSLEEAIAHALENNYSAVNAERDLVDAQKQKWETIATGLPQINGSVGYQNRLKQQVVQLPGEIAGGEPGTFVEVVFGQPQQITATATLTQQIFDGSYIVGVQATKAFLDYSQNNKEKTDLDVRKAVIEAYGNVLLAQESVAILEKNKETLSKNLFETKKIYENGLGDEESVDQLQITLSSIESQLKNAQRLEKITLQMLNLVMGLPIETETELTENLDALTQEKISLGLLDTEFKIENNVDYQIVQNLNEQRYFELKLAKSRALPTLNAFVNYGGLSFSDRFNFFDRDQPWFGFSTVGVDLSIPIFSSLKRSASTQRAKIAFEKAKTQLTEAEERIRLQLESAKSNYILAIEEYATSKQNLELAERIEKKNQIKYAEGIASSFDLRQAQTQLYNAQQEYLQSMVNVINSKTELETVLNQQIENQSIKK, encoded by the coding sequence ATGCGAACTATCATACTTGTAATAGTACTGTCAAGCACATGGTGGTCATCGGTACACGCCCAAGAAGAGCAGTACCGTTTTAGCCTAGAGGAGGCCATTGCCCACGCACTCGAAAACAACTACAGTGCCGTCAATGCGGAGCGTGATCTGGTCGATGCACAAAAGCAAAAATGGGAAACCATCGCCACGGGGCTGCCACAGATCAACGGTTCGGTAGGCTACCAGAACCGATTGAAGCAACAGGTAGTGCAGCTGCCCGGCGAAATAGCAGGTGGTGAGCCAGGCACCTTTGTCGAGGTGGTTTTCGGCCAACCGCAACAGATCACCGCCACGGCCACCTTGACACAACAAATTTTTGACGGCTCTTACATCGTCGGGGTACAGGCAACAAAGGCATTTCTAGATTATAGCCAGAACAATAAAGAGAAGACCGATCTCGATGTCAGAAAGGCGGTGATCGAGGCTTATGGCAATGTGCTTTTGGCACAAGAGAGTGTCGCCATTCTTGAAAAGAACAAAGAGACGCTCAGTAAAAACCTATTCGAGACCAAAAAAATCTATGAAAACGGTCTTGGTGATGAAGAAAGTGTAGACCAGCTACAGATTACCCTCTCTTCAATCGAAAGCCAATTGAAAAATGCCCAGCGGTTAGAGAAAATCACCTTGCAGATGTTGAATTTGGTGATGGGGCTTCCCATCGAGACCGAAACCGAATTGACCGAAAATTTGGATGCCCTGACACAAGAAAAAATAAGTCTTGGTCTCTTGGATACTGAATTCAAGATTGAAAACAACGTTGATTACCAAATTGTTCAGAACCTTAACGAGCAGCGGTATTTTGAACTCAAACTAGCCAAAAGCCGTGCCCTGCCCACGCTTAATGCGTTTGTAAATTACGGTGGGCTTTCGTTTAGCGACCGCTTCAACTTTTTTGACCGCGACCAGCCTTGGTTCGGCTTTTCAACCGTCGGCGTTGATTTGAGCATTCCCATATTCAGTTCGTTGAAGAGAAGCGCGAGCACCCAACGTGCCAAGATAGCCTTTGAAAAGGCCAAGACCCAACTTACCGAGGCCGAAGAGCGAATTCGCCTTCAACTTGAAAGTGCGAAGAGCAACTATATACTTGCCATTGAAGAATATGCCACCTCAAAACAAAATCTAGAACTGGCCGAACGTATCGAAAAAAAGAACCAGATAAAATATGCCGAGGGCATTGCCTCCAGTTTTGACCTAAGACAGGCCCAAACACAGCTATACAACGCACAACAAGAATATTTACAGTCGATGGTGAATGTCATCAACAGCAAAACCGAACTTGAAACCGTACTCAATCAACAAATAGAAAATCAATCCATCAAAAAATGA
- a CDS encoding TetR/AcrR family transcriptional regulator, whose product MKEKILHKATELFLNLGFKSVTMDDLAHEMGISKKTIYSHFENKTKLVEATTMHIFEHISCGIDHICSLHKNPIEELYEIKKFVMLQLKNEKASPQYQLQKYYPKIFEGLKRKQYEVMQHCVVNNIYTGIEQGIYRSNLDVEFVARIYFSGVLSLKDNELFPQEKFSMQYLMDNYLEYHLRGIVTPKGRNILNSIINSNQK is encoded by the coding sequence ATGAAAGAAAAAATTTTACACAAAGCCACTGAATTGTTTCTGAACCTCGGGTTCAAGAGTGTTACCATGGATGATCTGGCCCATGAAATGGGCATTTCCAAAAAGACCATCTATTCGCATTTCGAGAACAAGACCAAGTTGGTCGAGGCCACTACTATGCACATATTCGAGCACATATCGTGTGGCATTGACCATATATGCTCACTGCATAAGAACCCCATTGAAGAGCTTTACGAGATCAAGAAGTTTGTCATGTTGCAACTGAAGAACGAGAAGGCCTCGCCCCAGTACCAACTGCAGAAGTATTACCCGAAAATTTTTGAAGGTCTGAAGCGCAAGCAGTACGAGGTAATGCAGCATTGTGTGGTCAACAACATATACACTGGTATCGAGCAGGGCATCTATCGAAGCAATCTCGATGTCGAATTTGTGGCCCGCATCTATTTTTCAGGTGTCTTGAGCCTAAAAGACAATGAACTGTTTCCCCAAGAAAAATTCTCTATGCAATACTTGATGGACAATTATCTGGAATACCACCTGAGGGGCATCGTTACCCCAAAGGGCAGAAACATACTCAATTCAATCATCAATTCAAACCAAAAATAA
- a CDS encoding RNA polymerase sigma factor codes for MTTDQENHKKLTDFFADEYQSLKGYVQSKINSTVESDAEDVVQEVALKLFSRTNASPIDNIAGFVYQSIRNKIIDLMRTKKERLYDEKALEQVWTDFAELFYGTSETEYPEHLTEHLKQAVMSLKPVYRDIILAVDFEGYTYREIAEETGIPQGTLMSRRHRALSLLLKNLENETTI; via the coding sequence ATGACCACGGATCAAGAAAACCATAAAAAACTGACCGATTTCTTTGCGGATGAGTACCAATCGCTCAAAGGATATGTTCAGTCAAAGATCAACAGCACCGTAGAAAGCGATGCAGAAGATGTGGTGCAAGAAGTGGCCTTGAAACTGTTCTCAAGAACCAATGCTTCGCCCATCGACAACATTGCCGGGTTTGTCTATCAATCAATCCGTAACAAAATAATAGACCTGATGCGCACCAAAAAAGAAAGATTATATGACGAAAAGGCCCTTGAGCAGGTGTGGACAGACTTTGCGGAGCTCTTTTACGGTACGTCAGAAACGGAATATCCCGAACATTTGACCGAGCACCTGAAACAGGCCGTCATGTCGCTAAAACCCGTGTACAGGGATATCATTTTGGCAGTCGATTTCGAAGGATATACCTATAGGGAAATCGCCGAAGAGACCGGTATTCCGCAAGGCACGCTGATGTCACGAAGACACCGTGCCTTGTCACTATTGCTGAAAAATCTCGAAAACGAAACAACGATATAA
- a CDS encoding polyprenyl synthetase family protein yields the protein MHTLDHYRTVFTAYLEAHAKVKKPQNLYRPIAYILGLGGKRLRPVLTLMGCDLFGGDHNHALPAAMAVEVFHNFSLVHDDIMDDAPLRRGQPTVHEKWNINTGILSGDAMLINAYQFLEGYKSPVFNQLLGLFSKTAMEVCEGQQYDIDFETRNDVTVAEYLTMIEYKTAVLIAAALKMGAIVAGAQKKDQDLIYEFGRNLGIAFQLQDDFLDAFGDPKTFGKQVGGDIIENKKTFLYLKALEQSVEADRKTLTGLFAHQAHDPASKIEAVKEIFKKSGAMEATDKEIEEYTQRAFDALDRITAEKADKKVFEDFGRNLMQRTF from the coding sequence ATGCACACCCTAGACCATTACCGAACCGTTTTCACGGCCTATCTTGAAGCCCATGCCAAGGTCAAGAAGCCGCAAAACCTGTATCGTCCGATTGCCTATATTTTGGGTCTGGGCGGAAAGCGGCTGCGGCCTGTTTTGACCTTAATGGGCTGCGACCTTTTTGGCGGTGACCACAACCATGCGTTGCCGGCTGCCATGGCTGTTGAGGTATTCCATAACTTTTCGTTGGTGCACGATGATATTATGGACGATGCCCCCTTGCGACGGGGCCAGCCCACGGTGCACGAAAAATGGAACATCAATACCGGTATACTTTCGGGCGATGCCATGCTCATCAACGCCTATCAATTTCTTGAAGGTTATAAAAGTCCGGTTTTTAACCAGTTGCTCGGGTTGTTTTCCAAGACCGCCATGGAGGTCTGCGAGGGGCAGCAATACGATATTGATTTTGAGACGAGAAACGATGTAACCGTTGCCGAGTACCTCACCATGATCGAATACAAAACGGCGGTTCTGATAGCGGCAGCCCTAAAAATGGGGGCCATCGTGGCAGGTGCGCAAAAGAAAGACCAAGACCTGATCTATGAGTTTGGCCGCAACCTCGGTATTGCCTTTCAATTACAAGATGATTTTTTGGATGCTTTTGGCGACCCCAAAACATTTGGCAAACAAGTGGGGGGCGATATCATCGAGAACAAAAAAACGTTTCTGTACCTAAAAGCCCTCGAACAATCTGTTGAGGCCGACAGAAAAACGTTGACCGGTCTCTTCGCTCACCAAGCCCATGACCCTGCCTCAAAAATTGAGGCCGTAAAAGAAATTTTCAAAAAAAGTGGGGCAATGGAGGCCACCGATAAAGAAATTGAAGAATACACCCAGAGGGCTTTTGACGCGTTGGATAGGATTACCGCAGAGAAAGCTGATAA